The proteins below are encoded in one region of Methanofollis aquaemaris:
- a CDS encoding cation-translocating P-type ATPase: MPADGAEPLWHALPDEEVLAAIGSSPPGLTAAEAAARLSVYGKNALPTRKPPSVFQVFLRQFKSPLIFILIVAGVLSLLIGESTDALFIFAVIFLNAILGMVQEWKAEQSAAALRALLRIAARVRRDGAEMGVPAEEVVPGDIVLLEPGSRVPADLRIFRENTLSIDESLLSGESVPAGKVTGTVDADTPLMGRKNMAYAGSTVISGRGCGVVIATGRGTEVGKIATSISAMEVTKPPLLIRIEEFSRWVGVLVVGASAFLAVAALLRGIPAVEVFFMAVALAVSAIPEGLPVAITVALSLGVSRIARRNVVVRNLAAVEGLGSCTCIASDKTGTLTVNEQTLTLIVLPDEGRYTVLGEGYRGEGRVTDADGLPPEEKEFLRLQEMVGAAMLCNEAVLERKGGEWAHYGDSIDVAFLACGYKLGLSPETVQGEVSLLAEIPFEPERRYAATFYREDGSVRVAFKGAPEVVIPRCPSAPGDAAEVAAHLAAAGYRVIGVANGEITGGVDTPFDEEDIPPLTFLGLACFIDPLRHDAAAAVKTSRQAGIRVIMVTGDHPATALAIARNLGIASSEADLVTGEDLDEAGEPDGDHYRDLVRIGQVFSRVAPLQKSEIVAALQGAGHFVAVTGDGANDAPALRRANIGVAMGSGTDLAKDTASIIITDDAFSSIVTGIEGGRGTYDNIRKVTYLLISTGAAEVLLFTLALLAGLSIPLLAVQLLWLNLVTNGIQDVALAFEAGEPDVMGRRPRPPEEGIFNRQMVEQTLVSGGYIGVTAFLLWAWLLSAGWTDEAARNVLLLFMVFMENAHAFNCRSERRSILRVPLTANPLLVVGVVAAQGIHLLAMQTPFMQSVLGVAPVSLSIWLSLLAVAVSLVLVMEGYKHWRRW, translated from the coding sequence ATGCCTGCGGACGGGGCCGAGCCTCTCTGGCACGCCCTGCCGGACGAGGAGGTGCTTGCTGCGATCGGTTCGTCACCTCCGGGTCTCACCGCCGCCGAGGCCGCGGCACGCCTCTCGGTCTATGGAAAAAACGCTCTCCCCACGCGAAAACCACCGTCAGTCTTCCAGGTCTTTCTCCGTCAGTTCAAGAGTCCGCTCATCTTCATCCTGATCGTGGCCGGCGTCCTCTCCCTGCTGATCGGGGAGTCTACCGATGCTCTCTTTATCTTCGCGGTCATTTTCCTCAATGCTATCCTCGGAATGGTGCAGGAGTGGAAGGCGGAACAGAGTGCGGCGGCACTCAGGGCACTCCTCAGGATCGCCGCCCGTGTCAGGCGGGACGGGGCGGAGATGGGGGTGCCGGCCGAAGAGGTGGTGCCGGGTGACATCGTCCTCCTGGAACCAGGGAGCCGCGTCCCTGCCGATCTCAGGATCTTTCGGGAGAACACCCTCTCGATAGACGAGTCCCTCCTCAGCGGGGAATCAGTCCCTGCCGGGAAGGTCACCGGTACGGTCGATGCCGATACGCCCCTGATGGGCCGCAAAAACATGGCCTATGCAGGGTCCACCGTCATCTCGGGCCGGGGGTGCGGGGTGGTGATCGCCACCGGCAGAGGGACCGAGGTCGGGAAGATCGCAACAAGCATCTCGGCGATGGAGGTGACAAAGCCCCCCCTCCTCATCAGGATAGAGGAGTTCTCCAGATGGGTGGGAGTGCTCGTCGTCGGAGCGAGTGCGTTCCTCGCAGTGGCCGCCCTCCTCCGGGGTATCCCGGCGGTCGAGGTCTTCTTCATGGCCGTCGCCCTCGCCGTCTCGGCGATTCCAGAGGGTCTGCCGGTGGCGATCACTGTCGCTCTCTCCCTGGGGGTCAGCAGGATCGCCAGGCGAAATGTCGTGGTCAGGAATCTCGCTGCGGTCGAGGGGCTTGGGAGTTGCACCTGCATCGCAAGCGACAAGACCGGGACGCTCACTGTCAACGAGCAGACCCTGACTCTCATCGTGCTCCCTGACGAGGGCCGGTACACGGTCCTCGGTGAGGGGTACCGCGGGGAGGGGAGGGTGACCGACGCCGACGGTCTGCCGCCGGAAGAAAAAGAATTCTTGCGTCTGCAGGAGATGGTCGGGGCTGCGATGCTCTGCAACGAGGCAGTGCTGGAGCGAAAAGGCGGTGAGTGGGCGCACTACGGAGACTCCATCGATGTGGCATTCCTTGCCTGCGGCTACAAACTTGGTCTCTCCCCCGAGACGGTGCAGGGCGAGGTGTCGCTCCTCGCCGAGATTCCTTTCGAGCCCGAGCGCCGGTATGCGGCGACCTTCTATCGGGAAGACGGCTCGGTCAGGGTCGCCTTCAAGGGTGCGCCCGAGGTGGTGATCCCGAGGTGCCCGTCGGCCCCCGGGGATGCGGCGGAAGTGGCGGCCCACCTGGCTGCCGCAGGGTACCGGGTCATCGGTGTGGCGAACGGCGAGATCACCGGGGGTGTGGACACTCCCTTTGACGAGGAGGACATCCCGCCTCTCACCTTCCTCGGCCTCGCCTGTTTTATCGACCCGCTCAGGCACGACGCCGCGGCGGCGGTGAAGACCTCCCGGCAGGCCGGGATCCGGGTGATCATGGTCACCGGCGACCACCCGGCGACGGCTCTGGCGATCGCCCGAAACCTCGGCATCGCCTCCTCGGAGGCGGACCTCGTCACCGGTGAGGATCTCGACGAGGCCGGAGAACCTGATGGCGATCACTACCGTGACCTGGTCAGGATCGGACAGGTCTTCTCGCGGGTCGCCCCACTCCAGAAGTCCGAGATCGTGGCCGCCCTCCAGGGGGCCGGGCACTTCGTCGCGGTGACTGGCGATGGTGCGAACGACGCCCCGGCCCTGAGGCGTGCGAACATCGGGGTGGCGATGGGGTCAGGCACCGACCTGGCAAAGGACACCGCTTCGATCATCATCACCGACGACGCCTTCTCCTCGATCGTGACCGGGATCGAGGGGGGTCGTGGCACCTATGACAATATCAGAAAGGTCACCTATCTCCTCATCTCGACCGGCGCCGCCGAGGTGCTCCTCTTTACGCTCGCTCTCCTTGCCGGCCTCTCCATCCCGCTCCTCGCGGTGCAACTCCTCTGGCTTAACCTGGTGACGAACGGGATTCAGGACGTCGCCCTCGCCTTCGAGGCGGGGGAACCAGACGTGATGGGACGGAGGCCCAGGCCGCCTGAAGAGGGGATCTTCAACCGCCAGATGGTGGAACAGACCCTGGTCTCGGGGGGATATATCGGGGTGACAGCCTTCCTCCTCTGGGCCTGGCTGCTCTCGGCAGGGTGGACGGACGAGGCCGCACGAAATGTTCTCCTCCTCTTTATGGTTTTCATGGAGAACGCCCACGCCTTCAACTGCCGTTCTGAGCGCCGGTCGATCTTGCGGGTGCCTCTCACTGCAAACCCCCTCCTGGTCGTCGGCGTGGTCGCGGCGCAGGGCATACACCTCCTTGCGATGCAGACGCCCTTCATGCAAAGTGTCCTCGGCGTCGCGCCGGTCTCCCTCTCGATCTGGCTCTCCCTGCTTGCCGTCGCCGTATCCCTTGTCCTGGTGATGGAGGGCTACAAGCACTGGAGGAGATGGTGA
- a CDS encoding DUF2769 domain-containing protein, whose product MDTFEEKVRAMKNMAPEEVQAAVEKLKSMCVCQGCPSYNRCAKEGNESLFCSSGKSFMCISDEKSCICPTCPVPKEMGLKYTFFCTRGAEKAQRYEHTVWGTKMV is encoded by the coding sequence ATGGACACCTTTGAGGAGAAAGTCCGGGCGATGAAGAATATGGCCCCTGAAGAAGTTCAGGCGGCGGTTGAGAAGTTGAAATCGATGTGCGTCTGCCAGGGATGTCCGTCGTACAACCGGTGTGCTAAGGAGGGAAACGAGTCCCTCTTCTGCAGTTCCGGAAAAAGTTTCATGTGCATCAGCGATGAGAAGAGTTGCATCTGTCCCACCTGCCCGGTCCCAAAGGAGATGGGGCTGAAGTACACCTTCTTCTGCACCCGCGGGGCCGAGAAGGCGCAGCGGTACGAGCACACCGTCTGGGGGACGAAGATGGTCTGA
- a CDS encoding 2-oxoacid:acceptor oxidoreductase family protein, which yields MYEIRIHSRGGQGGVTAARLLALAAFRDGKHATACPFYGAERRGAPVVSFVRIDDAPIKIYSQIRNPDMVVVLDASVMETVDVLHGLKEGGKVVVNSEHPQEFPGFASYHVDLTGIALAQDLAIAGTPIVNTPFLGAAAKLGIVSVESVRQAIREMFADERNVKVAEAAYEELVI from the coding sequence ATGTACGAGATTCGGATACATTCCCGCGGCGGACAGGGCGGCGTGACCGCGGCCCGTCTCCTTGCCCTTGCGGCCTTCAGGGACGGGAAACACGCGACCGCATGTCCCTTCTACGGCGCCGAGCGCCGGGGCGCACCGGTCGTCTCCTTCGTGCGGATCGACGATGCGCCGATCAAGATCTACTCGCAGATCCGCAACCCCGACATGGTGGTCGTCCTGGACGCCTCGGTCATGGAGACCGTGGACGTCCTCCACGGCCTCAAGGAGGGCGGCAAGGTCGTGGTCAACAGCGAGCACCCCCAGGAGTTCCCGGGCTTTGCCTCCTATCATGTCGACCTGACCGGGATCGCCCTGGCCCAGGATCTCGCCATCGCGGGGACGCCCATCGTCAACACCCCCTTCCTGGGTGCGGCGGCTAAACTCGGGATCGTCTCCGTCGAGTCGGTCAGGCAGGCGATCCGGGAGATGTTCGCGGACGAACGGAACGTGAAGGTGGCTGAGGCCGCCTACGAGGAGTTGGTCATATGA
- a CDS encoding methyl-accepting chemotaxis protein — protein sequence MPDHENIIERSQDEATITRVILKGMDQAPAPIQVIDPEYRILYLNQAAADLIGVRAEDCIGKPCHAIFRNNLCNSEACPCRNAMKSGQTETARTELTGGCWIDCSGAPLKDESGQIIGAVEFIQDVTTQVRAARNLLEVGEEAQQGNLSVRASLDAEGDFLEIAENVNTLLDAVTEPFQIAATVIQEIGRGKIPERINGEYEGDFKILIDDINRCIDELSALSSANAVLKRMTLNDYTQRVEGDFNGIYADIAAEINTVIDRLLVVQNVSAHIAEGNLSDLDALKKVGKRSENDQILPALITMEESLTALVEDTERLAEAGAAGNLSVRADVTRHKGSFAEAVSGVNRLFDVVVQPLDEGMNIAAALAEGDYTRPFSEDIRVSGDFKRFKDSLNQIIVKGNAVFRKVQEAAEQVQYGTLEASKGGDQIAKAAEQVANTSQQCADLNKTTLTKMEDVSRRISDLSASNEEVASTSQEILSRADLVAQKGRDTQELGREANEKIGVVEKIAHESVEDITQLNNEMHEIDKIVKLITDISNQTNLLALNAAIEAARAGEHGRGFAVVAGEVRNLAGESKKATNDIENLISSIQAKSEKTATAISSANNEITASVQSVNNAILALNEIVEGAVAVTHDMGEIARAIEDQANTTNTVVQIVEDGTAMTRESLNQVEDLAALAEETSASTEEIGSAVHELNRLASDLADEMKKFKV from the coding sequence ATGCCAGATCACGAAAACATTATTGAAAGGTCTCAGGACGAGGCCACCATAACCAGGGTGATCCTGAAAGGGATGGACCAGGCCCCCGCACCCATCCAGGTCATTGACCCCGAGTACCGTATCCTCTACCTTAACCAGGCCGCAGCCGACCTGATCGGAGTACGGGCAGAAGACTGCATCGGGAAACCCTGCCATGCCATCTTCAGGAACAACCTCTGCAACTCTGAAGCATGTCCCTGCAGAAATGCCATGAAGAGCGGGCAGACCGAGACTGCGAGGACAGAACTCACCGGCGGATGCTGGATCGATTGCAGTGGAGCACCGCTGAAAGACGAGTCCGGACAGATCATCGGAGCCGTCGAATTCATCCAGGACGTCACGACACAGGTCAGAGCGGCCAGAAACCTCCTTGAGGTCGGCGAAGAGGCACAACAGGGCAACCTCTCGGTCAGGGCAAGCCTCGATGCCGAAGGCGACTTCCTCGAGATCGCGGAGAATGTCAATACTCTCCTCGATGCTGTCACCGAACCCTTCCAGATCGCCGCAACCGTCATCCAGGAGATCGGAAGAGGTAAGATCCCGGAGAGAATCAACGGTGAATACGAGGGCGACTTCAAAATCCTCATCGACGACATCAATCGCTGCATCGATGAGCTCTCAGCCCTTTCCAGCGCCAATGCCGTGCTGAAGCGGATGACCCTGAACGACTACACCCAGCGGGTCGAGGGGGACTTCAACGGCATCTACGCCGACATCGCCGCAGAGATCAACACCGTCATCGACCGCCTCCTCGTCGTGCAGAATGTAAGCGCTCACATCGCCGAAGGCAACCTCTCAGACCTCGACGCCCTCAAGAAAGTCGGCAAACGGTCAGAGAATGATCAGATTCTGCCGGCACTCATCACCATGGAGGAGAGCCTCACCGCTCTTGTCGAGGATACCGAGCGGCTCGCAGAAGCCGGAGCAGCAGGGAACCTCTCGGTCAGGGCCGACGTCACGCGCCACAAGGGCTCCTTTGCCGAAGCCGTGAGCGGGGTCAACCGTCTTTTCGACGTCGTCGTCCAGCCGCTCGACGAAGGGATGAATATCGCCGCCGCCCTTGCAGAGGGAGATTATACCAGGCCGTTCTCTGAGGACATCCGGGTTTCAGGCGACTTCAAGCGCTTCAAAGATTCACTCAATCAGATCATCGTCAAAGGGAACGCCGTCTTCAGGAAAGTCCAGGAAGCAGCAGAACAGGTCCAGTACGGCACCCTTGAGGCGAGCAAGGGCGGGGACCAGATCGCCAAGGCCGCCGAACAGGTGGCAAACACCAGCCAGCAGTGCGCCGACCTGAACAAGACGACCCTCACCAAGATGGAGGATGTCAGCCGGCGGATCAGCGATCTCTCCGCCTCCAACGAGGAAGTTGCAAGCACCTCCCAGGAGATCCTCAGCCGCGCCGATCTGGTGGCCCAGAAAGGGCGCGACACCCAGGAACTCGGAAGGGAGGCCAACGAGAAGATCGGAGTCGTCGAAAAGATTGCTCACGAGAGCGTGGAGGACATCACCCAGCTCAACAACGAGATGCACGAGATCGATAAGATCGTCAAGTTGATCACCGACATCTCCAACCAGACCAACCTGCTGGCCCTCAACGCCGCGATCGAGGCGGCACGGGCAGGAGAACACGGCCGCGGCTTTGCCGTCGTTGCAGGGGAGGTGAGAAACCTCGCCGGCGAGTCGAAGAAGGCTACCAACGACATCGAGAACCTCATCTCATCCATCCAGGCGAAGAGCGAGAAGACGGCCACGGCGATCAGCTCGGCAAACAACGAGATCACCGCAAGCGTCCAGAGCGTGAACAACGCCATCCTCGCCCTCAACGAGATCGTGGAGGGCGCAGTCGCCGTGACCCATGACATGGGCGAGATCGCCCGGGCTATCGAGGACCAGGCAAACACCACCAACACCGTCGTCCAGATCGTCGAGGACGGGACGGCGATGACGCGGGAGAGCCTTAATCAGGTCGAAGATCTTGCCGCCCTCGCTGAAGAGACAAGCGCCTCCACCGAGGAGATCGGGAGCGCGGTCCACGAGCTCAACAGGCTGGCAAGTGATCTGGCTGATGAGATGAAGAAGTTCAAGGTCTGA
- a CDS encoding 4Fe-4S binding protein, whose translation MRERLALSRPKKGACGLTGSWRVFRPVVDREKCNQCGICEIHCPDAVIDEELNIDLDFCKGCGICADVCPKKAITMVREEK comes from the coding sequence ATGAGAGAACGGCTTGCACTGAGCAGACCGAAGAAGGGCGCATGCGGGCTCACCGGGTCGTGGCGGGTCTTCCGCCCGGTCGTGGACAGGGAGAAGTGCAACCAGTGCGGTATCTGCGAGATCCACTGCCCCGACGCGGTCATCGACGAGGAACTGAACATCGACCTGGACTTCTGCAAGGGCTGCGGGATCTGCGCGGATGTCTGCCCGAAGAAGGCCATCACGATGGTCAGGGAAGAGAAGTAA
- the argB gene encoding acetylglutamate kinase produces MRREEVLMEALPYIQQFHGRTIVIKLGGHAMVDPDTLENAIRDIVLLHYVGMKVVVVHGGGPEITEKMRAMGKEPEFVGGLRITDAETLEIAQMVLVGKINKGIVSLIAREGDRAVGISGNDGNIILARKISAQMVRIGDEEREVDLGYVGEIEGINPALLTTLLETGYITVMAPIAIDRAGRNLNINADTAAGEIAVALGAFKLVNLTDVDGVMDRERTQVFRRLRAVETEELMADGTISGGMIPKIESCVRAVKGGVPYAHVVNGNKTHSILLELFTDAGVGTMITE; encoded by the coding sequence ATGAGGCGTGAAGAAGTCCTGATGGAGGCCCTGCCCTATATCCAGCAGTTTCATGGCAGGACCATCGTGATCAAACTCGGCGGGCATGCCATGGTCGATCCTGATACCCTGGAGAACGCGATCCGCGACATCGTCCTCCTCCACTATGTGGGGATGAAGGTCGTCGTCGTGCATGGCGGTGGCCCCGAGATCACCGAGAAGATGCGGGCCATGGGCAAGGAACCCGAGTTTGTCGGGGGCCTGCGGATCACCGATGCCGAGACCCTTGAGATCGCCCAGATGGTCCTGGTCGGCAAGATCAACAAGGGTATCGTCTCGCTCATCGCCCGCGAGGGGGATCGGGCCGTCGGGATCTCGGGCAACGACGGCAACATAATTCTCGCCAGAAAGATCAGCGCCCAGATGGTGCGGATCGGTGATGAGGAGCGTGAGGTCGATCTCGGCTATGTCGGGGAGATCGAGGGGATCAACCCGGCGCTGCTCACCACCCTCCTGGAGACCGGATACATCACGGTCATGGCCCCGATCGCGATCGACCGGGCCGGTCGGAACCTGAACATCAACGCCGATACGGCGGCAGGGGAGATCGCCGTCGCGCTCGGCGCCTTCAAACTCGTCAACCTCACCGATGTCGACGGCGTGATGGACCGGGAGCGGACCCAGGTCTTCCGCCGTCTGCGGGCCGTGGAGACCGAGGAACTGATGGCCGACGGGACCATCTCGGGCGGGATGATCCCCAAGATCGAGTCCTGCGTGAGGGCCGTGAAGGGCGGGGTGCCGTATGCCCATGTGGTCAACGGCAACAAGACGCACAGCATCCTCCTCGAACTCTTCACCGACGCCGGCGTCGGGACGATGATCACCGAATAA
- a CDS encoding transketolase C-terminal domain-containing protein, translating into MLMISTGNKAIAAAVKQARPSVVAAYPITPQTEIIEQIASYVANGEVETEYIPVESEHSAMAACIGASVTGVRTFTATSSHGLLYMHEMLHWAAGARLPIVMANVNRAVGPGWNTWAEHTDAFSQRDTGWLQVFVGTVQEAYDATLMAFRIAEDERVLLPVMVNLDGFTLSHIMQSLETVDLGDFIPPTRLPYAIDVKNPMGYGPMTGPDDYFRFRWDIERSMRDARDVIRETEEEFARRFGRKYGPAEEYLCEDAEVVVVSMGTLGKEAEVAVDLLRKEGVKAGSMRLRWFRPFPDLDLKGREVVVIDRDYSFGFGGVVAASLKAKTGIECYNVIAGLGGQEVTYDDIADFVRNRRIGEEMWFGVSE; encoded by the coding sequence ATGTTGATGATCTCAACCGGCAACAAGGCCATCGCAGCGGCGGTCAAGCAGGCCCGGCCGTCGGTCGTCGCCGCCTATCCGATCACCCCGCAGACCGAGATCATCGAGCAGATCGCCTCCTATGTCGCGAACGGCGAGGTCGAGACCGAGTATATCCCGGTCGAGAGCGAGCACTCGGCGATGGCGGCATGCATCGGGGCCTCGGTCACGGGCGTGCGGACTTTCACGGCAACGAGTTCGCACGGGTTGCTGTACATGCACGAGATGCTCCACTGGGCTGCGGGCGCACGTCTGCCCATCGTGATGGCAAACGTGAACCGCGCGGTGGGGCCGGGGTGGAACACCTGGGCCGAGCACACCGACGCCTTCTCCCAGCGCGACACCGGGTGGCTCCAGGTCTTCGTGGGCACCGTGCAGGAGGCCTATGACGCCACGCTCATGGCCTTCAGGATCGCAGAGGACGAGCGGGTGCTCCTGCCGGTGATGGTCAACCTCGACGGCTTCACCCTCTCGCATATCATGCAGTCCCTGGAGACCGTCGACCTCGGCGACTTCATCCCGCCGACCAGACTCCCGTACGCGATCGACGTGAAGAACCCGATGGGCTACGGGCCGATGACCGGGCCTGACGACTATTTCAGGTTCAGGTGGGATATCGAGCGCTCGATGCGGGACGCCCGCGACGTGATCCGCGAGACCGAGGAGGAGTTTGCCAGGCGTTTCGGCAGGAAGTACGGTCCGGCCGAGGAATACCTGTGCGAGGATGCCGAGGTCGTCGTCGTCTCGATGGGCACCCTCGGCAAGGAGGCCGAAGTGGCCGTCGACCTTCTCCGCAAGGAAGGGGTCAAGGCCGGTTCGATGCGCCTGCGCTGGTTCAGACCTTTCCCCGACCTCGACCTGAAGGGACGGGAGGTCGTGGTCATCGACCGCGATTACTCGTTCGGCTTCGGCGGGGTCGTGGCGGCTTCGCTCAAGGCGAAGACCGGGATCGAGTGCTACAATGTGATCGCCGGCCTCGGCGGGCAGGAGGTCACGTACGACGATATCGCCGACTTCGTGCGGAACCGTCGGATCGGTGAAGAGATGTGGTTCGGGGTGAGCGAGTAA
- a CDS encoding cation diffusion facilitator family transporter: protein MKQKTARLSVISNTLLVAMKLAVGCAIGSVSIISEAIHSGIDLVASGIAFLSVKKASEPADACHRFGHGKFEDFSGFIEAILIFVAALMIIREAAGTLIAGGGGLAMEALGFGMAVMLLSAGVNWYVSSRLMRVAKETGSIALESDAWHLRTDVYSSLAMFAGLVAIRLTGLVVLDAVFALGVAVMIMKAACDLTGRAFSDLTDHALPLEEEERIRRIICDHSSDIVDFHALRTRRAGSERFIDLHLVVSQDDSLQMAFDLVKHIEADIRCAFPGANVTIRVEPCARQCSACSSFCQTGEQEAGRRHRI, encoded by the coding sequence GTGAAGCAGAAGACTGCACGTCTCTCGGTAATCTCGAATACCCTTCTCGTGGCGATGAAACTCGCCGTTGGGTGTGCGATCGGATCGGTCAGCATCATCTCCGAGGCGATTCATTCGGGGATCGACCTTGTAGCCTCGGGTATCGCCTTTTTGTCGGTGAAAAAAGCGTCGGAGCCTGCCGACGCCTGTCACCGTTTCGGTCACGGCAAATTTGAGGACTTTTCAGGGTTTATCGAGGCGATCCTCATCTTTGTGGCGGCCCTTATGATCATCAGGGAAGCGGCGGGCACCCTCATCGCCGGTGGCGGGGGGCTTGCCATGGAGGCCCTCGGGTTCGGCATGGCTGTGATGCTCCTCTCTGCCGGCGTGAACTGGTATGTATCCTCCCGCCTGATGCGGGTGGCGAAGGAGACCGGGTCGATCGCGCTCGAAAGCGATGCCTGGCACCTGCGAACCGATGTGTACTCTTCCCTTGCCATGTTTGCCGGGCTCGTGGCTATCAGGCTCACCGGCCTCGTCGTCCTCGACGCTGTTTTCGCTCTCGGCGTTGCGGTGATGATCATGAAGGCGGCCTGTGACCTGACCGGCCGGGCCTTCTCTGATCTCACCGACCATGCTCTCCCGCTTGAGGAAGAGGAGAGAATCAGGCGGATCATCTGTGACCACTCCTCAGATATCGTCGATTTCCACGCACTCAGAACTCGGCGTGCCGGATCAGAGCGTTTCATCGATCTCCACCTTGTCGTCTCACAGGACGACAGTCTCCAGATGGCCTTCGACCTTGTGAAACATATCGAGGCCGACATCAGGTGTGCGTTCCCCGGTGCGAACGTGACGATCCGGGTCGAGCCCTGTGCCCGACAGTGCTCGGCCTGCTCCTCCTTCTGCCAGACCGGGGAGCAGGAGGCAGGTCGGCGGCACCGGATCTGA
- a CDS encoding DUF362 domain-containing protein, producing MIRANSTRREVALVHCRRYDEEEVFRSVERAVDLIGGIGRYIKPGSRVLLKPNLLMGAGPERAVTTHPAVVCAVARLLSAHGCTVIIADSPGAGTRYTRRNLEHAYETAGFTAAAAYPGVSLSTDTSSQEVSCPEGKVMKRFSIIDEALNADAIVVVSKAKTHLFTTYSGAVKNLFGVVPGLEKPVFHARFRQTEHFAEMLLDLNTCVVPVLHVMDAVIGMEGDGPMSGSPRPIGAVLASPDPTAVDIVTARLMGMDPATLPTINAAVGRGWVSPNFDEIKVVGDDEAAVAVPDFRHPSTHPAAPAVSFLNRQVLRFMQGRGTLTRPLPLPDPARCTGCGRCVLTCPVNAIALENGRAVVEEERCIRCYCCHEMCEEGAIDLKQGPLSRFVSRFLP from the coding sequence ATGATCCGGGCAAACAGCACGCGGCGGGAGGTCGCTCTCGTCCACTGCCGTCGATATGACGAAGAGGAGGTCTTTCGGTCCGTCGAAAGAGCCGTCGATCTCATCGGCGGGATCGGGAGATATATCAAACCGGGAAGCCGGGTGCTCCTCAAGCCCAACCTCCTGATGGGAGCGGGGCCTGAGCGTGCAGTCACCACCCACCCGGCAGTGGTCTGCGCGGTCGCCCGCCTCCTCTCGGCCCATGGATGTACGGTGATCATCGCCGATTCTCCGGGGGCCGGGACGCGCTATACGAGACGCAACCTGGAACATGCCTACGAGACGGCCGGGTTCACCGCGGCCGCGGCGTATCCGGGGGTGAGCCTGAGCACCGACACCTCGTCTCAGGAAGTTTCCTGTCCAGAGGGGAAGGTGATGAAGCGCTTCTCGATCATCGACGAGGCACTCAACGCCGACGCCATCGTTGTCGTCTCCAAGGCGAAGACCCACCTCTTCACCACCTACTCCGGCGCCGTCAAGAACCTCTTCGGCGTCGTCCCCGGCCTTGAGAAACCGGTTTTTCATGCACGGTTCAGGCAGACGGAACATTTCGCCGAGATGCTCCTCGACCTCAACACCTGTGTCGTCCCGGTCCTCCATGTGATGGACGCCGTCATCGGGATGGAGGGCGACGGCCCGATGTCGGGATCGCCAAGACCGATCGGTGCCGTCCTCGCCTCTCCCGATCCCACGGCCGTCGACATCGTCACGGCGCGATTGATGGGAATGGACCCGGCCACACTCCCGACGATCAACGCAGCGGTCGGCCGGGGATGGGTGAGCCCAAACTTCGATGAGATCAAGGTGGTCGGCGACGACGAGGCGGCGGTGGCCGTCCCTGACTTCAGGCACCCCTCCACCCACCCGGCAGCCCCTGCCGTCTCCTTCCTCAACAGGCAGGTGCTCCGCTTCATGCAGGGACGCGGGACGCTCACCAGGCCCCTGCCTCTCCCCGACCCTGCACGCTGCACCGGGTGCGGGCGGTGCGTCCTCACCTGCCCGGTGAATGCCATCGCCCTTGAGAACGGAAGGGCCGTGGTTGAGGAGGAGAGATGCATCCGATGCTATTGCTGCCACGAGATGTGTGAGGAAGGGGCGATCGATCTGAAGCAGGGCCCCCTATCCAGGTTCGTCTCAAGGTTCCTGCCATGA
- a CDS encoding chemotaxis protein CheW yields MGETIDIVAFELGGTRYALDILLAREIVEMLPVTPVPRAPSHISGVINLRGEVTNIIDLGTLLQIPEHQTVQNKKIIVLVPDVTGGSNIGMIVDDVHSVMQVAEKDIEAMDSSLCREAYVKGIIRAGTTTDEGGVGGDLIIWIDIKKALEDLECF; encoded by the coding sequence ATGGGAGAGACCATCGATATCGTGGCATTTGAACTCGGGGGCACACGGTATGCCCTCGACATCCTCCTTGCCCGTGAGATCGTGGAGATGCTGCCGGTCACCCCGGTGCCTCGGGCACCATCCCACATCTCCGGGGTGATCAACCTCAGGGGCGAGGTTACCAATATCATCGACCTCGGCACCCTCCTCCAGATCCCTGAACACCAGACTGTCCAGAACAAGAAGATCATCGTCCTCGTCCCCGATGTCACCGGCGGGTCCAACATCGGAATGATCGTCGATGATGTCCACTCGGTGATGCAGGTTGCAGAGAAAGACATCGAGGCGATGGATTCCTCGCTCTGCCGCGAGGCCTATGTGAAGGGGATCATAAGGGCCGGCACGACGACAGACGAAGGAGGGGTCGGAGGCGACCTCATCATCTGGATAGATATAAAGAAGGCCCTCGAAGACCTCGAATGCTTCTGA